One Trichomycterus rosablanca isolate fTriRos1 chromosome 10, fTriRos1.hap1, whole genome shotgun sequence DNA window includes the following coding sequences:
- the capgb gene encoding capping protein (actin filament), gelsolin-like b — MLTLQAAPDQFGPEVRQPGLRCWRVEKMKAMPLATSEVGAFFNGDSYLVLHNRGDQGADLHMWIGEKSSRDEQVACALLATQLDNFLGGEPVQHRQVQGYESPEFMNLFPRGISYKEGGVESGFRKSQSSSGPVQRLYHIKGKKNIRAKEVDLSWSSFNKGDCFILDLGEKIVSWVGSQANIFEKQKVREIATLIRDTDRHGKAEITLVNEGEETPEMQKVLGPVPALKESTPEDDSQADASNTASLYKVSDATGSMKLTKVSDKNPFAKDLLVRDDCFILDNGANGKIFVWKGSGANAEEKKAALKVADDFIEKMKYPRMKTQVEITPQGRETVIFKQFFQNWN, encoded by the exons ATGCTGACCCTGCAGGCCGCTCCGGATCAGTTTGGGCCAGAGGTTAGACAGCCAGGCCTCCGATGCTGGCGGGTGGAGAAGATGAAGGCCATGCCACTAGCTACTTCTGAAGTGGGAGCTTTCTTTAATGGTGACTCCTACCTGGTACTGCATAACCGGGGTGACCAGGGAGCGGACCTACACATGTGGATTG GTGAGAAGTCTTCTCGTGATGAGCAGGTCGCTTGTGCGCTGCTTGCCACCCAGCTGGATAACTTTCTGGGTGGAGAGCCAGTCCAGCACAGACAGGTGCAGGGCTACGAGTCACCAGAGTTCATGAATCTCTTTCCAAGAGGAATTAGCTATAAG GAAGGAGGAGTGGAGTCTGGCTTTAGAAAAAGTCAGTCTAGTTCTGGTCCAGTTCAAAGATTGTATCACATTAAAGGGAAGAAGAATATCAGAGCCAAGGAGGTGGACCTGAGCTGGTCCAGCTTTAATAAAGGAGATTGCTTCATTCTTGACCTTGGAGAG aaaatcgTGTCTTGGGTCGGGTCTCAGGCCAACATCTTTGAGAAGCAAAAGGTGCGAGAGATTGCTACTCTTATCAGAGACACAGACAGGCATGGTAAAGCTGAAATCACCCTTGTCAATGAGGGAGAGGAGACTCCAGAAATGCAAAAG GTTCTTGGTCCAGTGCCAGCACTTAAGGAGAGTACCCCAGAGGACGACAGCCAAGCAGATGCATCCAACACTGCCTCCCTCTACAAG GTTTCAGATGCCACAGGCTCAATGAAACTGACCAAAGTCTCAGATAAAAACCCATTTGCCAAGGACCTGCTTGTGCGTGATGACTGCTTTATCTTGGACAATGGTGCAAACGGCAAGATCTTTGTTTGGAAAG GCAGTGGTGCAAatgcagaagaaaaaaaagcagcTCTGAAGGTTGCAGATGATTTTATAGAGAAAATGAAATACCCCAGGATGAAAACACAG gTGGAAATCACACCTCAGGGCCGAGAGACTGTCATCTTCAAGCAATTCTTCCAAAATTggaattaa